GTTTACAAGGCTCTTAGCTTACCTTCTTAAACCTCTCAAACAGCCACGGGTCATTGCTGAGATCATTGTAAGTCTCATTCACAGGGCTGGTCTTGAGTCCATACGTGAGAAACATCCGTATGGAGCCTACAATTTTTGTAGTTTTTAAGGCCAATTTTTTCTTTGGTTGTTAGCAGAAAAAATATAAATAGGAATTCCAAAAACGTATTTCAAACCTATAACAAAATAAAAATCTTGAATATTTTTCATTATTTATATGAAAAAATAAAGAGTTAACTTTTAGAACTGGAAATATATTTGTTCGAAGGGTAATGCAATTTTTAATTGCAAATTTAATTTTAAATTTTAGTTAATTTAATTTATTATTTAACCAAGTGGTCTTGGCCTAGTGGTAAAAGGGTTCCGGCTGGAGCTTCCGCCCTGGTTTCGATTCCCCTTGGCCATCCATAGACGCCTTCAGTGGCAAGAAAATCCGGATTTCTACGGGGCTTTTGGTGATTAGTCTTTGGGCCTGAAAGTTTTTGGGAAGATTATCAAAAATTTTTTATTTATTTATTATTTATGGCAGAGATATTTAGTTTTGTTTTGGATCCGGAATATCTCATGACAGGCACTGCTCATTTACATTCTTTGTAATGCTTTTTTTTTTCTTTAATACCTTTTGTTGATAATAGATGGTTTCTGTAGGGAGGGATACTGCTTGGACCTACTGCTCTTGGACGAAGCAAGGTCTATCTAGACACTATCTTCCCAGAGAAGAGCATGACGGTTTTAGACACACTTGCGAACATCGGTCTTCTGTTCTTCTTGTTCCTAGTTGGGCTTGAGCTTGACTTTGCAGCCATCAGAAAAACCGGAAAGAAGTCACTTTTGATAGCCTTAGCTGGGATCTCACTTCCTTTTGTAATAGGTGTAGGTGCATCTTTTATTCTCAGCTCCACCATAAGCAAAGGAGTCCATCAGCTACCCTTTATAGTCTTCATGGGTGTTGCCTTATCCATCACTGCCTTCCCTGTGCTTGCTCGTATCCTAGCTGAGCTAAAGCTTCTAACAACCGACGTTGGACGTATGGCCATGTCTGCAGCTGGAGTCAATGACATTGCAGCTTGGATATTCCTTGCACTCGCCATTGCTCTCTCAGGAAATGACAGTTCTTCTCTTGTACCTCTTTGGGTTCTCCTCTCTGGATCCGGTTTTGTGATCTTTGCTATTTTGGTAATCAAACCTATCCTTGGCTTTATGGCTAAACGCTGTCCTGAAGGAGAGCCTGTCAAGGAACTCTATGTCTGCGTCACTCTGACATTGGTTTTAGCAGCAAGCTTTCTGACAGACACTATTGGGATACACGCGCTGTTCGGCGCCTTTGTGGTTGGTATAGTGACTCCAAAACAAGGACCGTTCTGTAGGATCTTAACCGAGAAGATAGAGGATCTTGTCTCAGGGCTTCTTCTACCATTGTACTTTGCGTCAAGCGGTTTAAAAACAGATGTAACAACCATCAGAGGTGCACAATCTTGGGGACTTCTAGTTCTTGTTATACTCACCACTTGTTTTGGTAAGATTGTGGGAACCGTTGGAGCCTCTATGCTATGCAAGGTTCCCTTCAGAGAAGCTATGGCACTTGGAGTACTAATGAACACCAAAGGTTTAGTAGAGCTTATTGTTCTAAACATCGGTAAGGACCGGAAGGTGTTGAATGATCAAGTATTTGCTATCTTAGTCCTAATGGCATTGGTCACAACGTTTATTACAACACCACTTTTGTTAGCGATTTACAAGCCTGCGAGAAAAGGAGCACCTTACAAGCATAGAACAATACAAAGAAAGGACCATGACTCCGAGTTGCGGATACTCGCTTGCTTCCACAGTACACGCAACATACCTACACTGATCAACATGATAGAATCATCGAGAGGAACAGGGCTAAAGGGACGTCTCTGCGTCTACGCTATGCATCTAATGGAGCTCTCTGAGCGGTCATCAGCAATTGCAATGGTTCATAAAGCGCGGTACAACGGCCTACCGATCTGGAACAAGATAGAGAGGTCCACGGATCAAATGGTGATAGCTTTCGAAGGATACCAGCATCTCCGCGCAGTAGCGGTTAGACCGATGACGGCAATCTCGGATCTCAGCACCATCCACGAGGATATCTGCACGAGCGCGCACCAGAAACGAGTCGCGATGATTCTCCTCCCGTTCCACAAGCATCAGAGGATGGACGGAGCGATGGAGTCGATAGGACACGCGTTCCACGAAGTGAACAAACGCGTCCTACAACAAGCTCCCTGCTCCGTCGGGATTCTTGTGGACAGAGGACTCGGAGGAGCGTCCCACGTCGTGGCCAGCGAAGTTGATTACAAGATCGTTGTCCCGTTCTTCGGAGGGTTGGACGACAGAGAAGCTCTCGCCTACGGGATGAAGATGGTGGAGCATCCGGGGATCACGCTGACCATTCTCAAGTTCGTAGCGTCGAGAGGGACGTTGAAGAGGTTCGAGAAAGGTGAAGAGGAGGAAGATGAGAAGAAGGAGAAAGAGATTGACGAAGATTTCGTTAGGGAGTTGATGAACGATCCGAGAGGGAATGAGTCGCTGGCCTACGAGGAGAGAGTCGTTGAGAGTAAAGAAGATGTTCGCGCGACTCTTAAGGCGACGAGCAAGTGTAATCTGTTTGTTGTCGGGAGGAACGCTGCGGTTGTGCCGTTGGTTAATAGTACGGACTGTCCCGAGCTAGGACCAGTTGGACGTTTGTTGTCGTCTTCGGAGTTTTCAACTACTGCGTCGGTGCTTGTTGTTCAGGGATACGATTCGGCGGCGGATACACGGCCGGTGGTAGAGGATGATGATTATGAACAGTCTTCTAGAGAAATTGGAGACTCAACGGTCTGAACGGATCTAACTTATTACAGAGCTTAAAGGAAAAGAAAAAATGTCGTCTCTCTGTTTTTATATTTGCCTCACGATATATTTTTGTTGGGACTTGGGATTGTCCGAAGTTTTCTTTTTTTATTTCCCGCTAAAATAATGGTTGTCATCATTATATTTATGGACATTGAAAATCGACTAGAAATTTCTCCAAACCTAAATGAATTACACATGTGATTGACAAACTTATTTTAATACTGAAATAACTAAATTTAGTGCAATGTAATGTAATCAAATCAAATAAACCAGGTTTTTTTTTTCCCAACGAACCAAACTGGTAGCTTGGCATCTTTATGAATAATTATTAAATAAACTAGGTTTACTCTTTAAATATATATTTATACATCTTAACCGTATAACATATCGAATAAACCAAGTTTACAATTTAAACATAGATCTATACATCTTAACCGTATAATCTAAAATATTAGGGGTGTGTCCGCGCTACGCGCGAGTTGTCTGTATATTTTTGTAGATACGATCATCTTCAACAGCTGATGAGATCGTTTTTGATACGGTCAGACAGTTTCTGATAGCTTCGCGGGACGAAGAGGCAACGCGTTAAAGTATTTCCACAACCAAGTCTCGTGGTAGTGATTCTAAGCGAGAGAGATTGTTGGGATTTGCCATATTTGTTTAAATGTGAGAGCTATGTTGTTTTTTTCTTCTTCTATGTGGTTGCTAGTTTTATACTGTTACATTGTATTGAATGTTTTGGAAAGGAAAGATTGTGGATTCCGACTTGCCTTTTTAACCTTACTAAGGGTCCGACTGGTGACCATCCGGGAAACAAGAGGAACGAATAAAAAAGGAATGTACGGGAATAAAATACCAGGAATGAAAAAGAATGATTGTTCCTTATCAAATTTGACAAGGAATAATTTTGTTCTTTAATTCTCTACAAAAAAGGGAATGAAAGGGAATGAGAGAAAATTATTATTTCTTGTGAATGGTAATTTTTTTTAGGAACGTTAGGGAATGTATTATTCCTCGTCGTTCCCTGGTCACCATTCATACCCTAAGATTTCCACGTTTGAATAATGGAATGAGCATAGAGATTTTGCTAAAAGTTTGTGATGTGTTTTGGAAGATAGTTTGATATGATTGCCCGAGTCTTGGTATTTAATTTATGTATGATTGATGATGCATTCCTTTAGCTGAACACGGGGTTAATGATGAAAGATTCAATTTTTGTGACTGTATAAATTTTTTTAAGAGTGTTTAATGGTGATTTTTTTTTAAAATCTGAAAGTGGCACAAACTATAGGTCTTTTCGGATGTTAATTTGAAACTTCTTAAAGAAACGTGAAACCGAAGGAAGCTA
The DNA window shown above is from Brassica oleracea var. oleracea cultivar TO1000 chromosome C3, BOL, whole genome shotgun sequence and carries:
- the LOC106331379 gene encoding cation/H(+) antiporter 19, whose product is MATPNATGNCPAAMKATSNGAFQNENPLDYALPLIILQICLVVVFTRLLAYLLKPLKQPRVIAEIIGGILLGPTALGRSKVYLDTIFPEKSMTVLDTLANIGLLFFLFLVGLELDFAAIRKTGKKSLLIALAGISLPFVIGVGASFILSSTISKGVHQLPFIVFMGVALSITAFPVLARILAELKLLTTDVGRMAMSAAGVNDIAAWIFLALAIALSGNDSSSLVPLWVLLSGSGFVIFAILVIKPILGFMAKRCPEGEPVKELYVCVTLTLVLAASFLTDTIGIHALFGAFVVGIVTPKQGPFCRILTEKIEDLVSGLLLPLYFASSGLKTDVTTIRGAQSWGLLVLVILTTCFGKIVGTVGASMLCKVPFREAMALGVLMNTKGLVELIVLNIGKDRKVLNDQVFAILVLMALVTTFITTPLLLAIYKPARKGAPYKHRTIQRKDHDSELRILACFHSTRNIPTLINMIESSRGTGLKGRLCVYAMHLMELSERSSAIAMVHKARYNGLPIWNKIERSTDQMVIAFEGYQHLRAVAVRPMTAISDLSTIHEDICTSAHQKRVAMILLPFHKHQRMDGAMESIGHAFHEVNKRVLQQAPCSVGILVDRGLGGASHVVASEVDYKIVVPFFGGLDDREALAYGMKMVEHPGITLTILKFVASRGTLKRFEKGEEEEDEKKEKEIDEDFVRELMNDPRGNESLAYEERVVESKEDVRATLKATSKCNLFVVGRNAAVVPLVNSTDCPELGPVGRLLSSSEFSTTASVLVVQGYDSAADTRPVVEDDDYEQSSREIGDSTV